A window from Microcoleus sp. AS-A8 encodes these proteins:
- a CDS encoding GIY-YIG nuclease family protein: MVSETQISSLAELDYIPYLEETGNLPEGLPGKIGVYAIFDSDKTLQFINYSRDIYLSLKQHLVRKPESCYWVKVQTIDRPNRTHLENIREAWIQENGTIPIGNGSDEAAWTQPIDAKLTMTAQEKESYEKGDGLTQVKVLKQVARRVESQILEALKSRGVQTEIRFNPKLKENGLLDLK, translated from the coding sequence ATGGTGTCTGAAACTCAAATATCCTCTCTGGCTGAACTCGACTATATTCCTTACCTGGAAGAAACTGGCAATTTACCTGAAGGATTGCCCGGAAAAATAGGTGTATACGCAATTTTTGATAGTGATAAAACCCTGCAATTCATTAACTATTCCCGTGACATTTATCTCAGTCTAAAACAACATTTAGTGCGTAAACCTGAATCCTGCTATTGGGTTAAAGTACAAACCATCGACCGTCCTAATCGTACCCACTTAGAAAACATTCGAGAAGCTTGGATTCAGGAAAATGGTACGATACCGATTGGCAATGGTTCAGATGAAGCAGCATGGACTCAGCCAATTGATGCCAAATTGACGATGACGGCTCAAGAGAAAGAAAGCTATGAGAAAGGTGATGGGTTGACCCAAGTTAAGGTCTTAAAACAAGTGGCACGGCGAGTTGAATCCCAAATTTTAGAAGCCCTAAAATCTCGTGGTGTGCAAACCGAAATTCGCTTTAATCCAAAGCTGAAAGAAAATGGTTTACTTGACCTGAAATAA